One window from the genome of Echinicola vietnamensis DSM 17526 encodes:
- a CDS encoding heavy metal translocating P-type ATPase yields MSNKIEWPVTGMTCAGCANTVEKTLNKQQGVKKATVNFASHTALLELDEKAKPGLLQQAVQEVGYDLIIQQDGDEDPEALQRKAYQDMRKNTYAAGILVVPVFIIGMFLPTIPYANEIMWLLTTPVLFIFGRQFFSNALRQAKHGTANMDTLVAISTGVAYLYSTFNTFFPAWLSQRGITPHVYFEAAGVIIFLILLGRMLESGAKAGTSEALKKLIGLQPNEVTVIDQGQELIKKTGDVLPGDIIRVKPGQKIPLDGKITDGHSFVDESMLTGEPIPAEKQPGDSVFAGTINQQGSFEMAVEQAGHETVLAQIIQKIKEAQGSKAPVQGLVDKITSVFVPVVIGIALLSLVVWGLSGAEDAWLHGMLAFITVLVIACPCALGLATPTAIMAGIGKGASMGMLIKDAESLQTGQSVDTVILDKTGTLTAGKPTVKAIHFSPDIKNEKTALEVMLSMETKSEHPLGMAIVNHLKDQQKAPIEQFQSHTGNGITAVYEGITYAIGKKSWLLENKFKPNPLLTEVEERSLDKGEIVIHLAKKDQIIAVICITDPLKEGSKIAIDRLHEMGMKVHMLTGDQEKTAAVIARELGITTFKAGMLPADKAHYIRALQSDGNKIAMVGDGINDSEALAVADLSIAMGKGTDIAMDVAKVTLLHGDLRQVPEMLLLTQKTVKTIRQNLFWAFIYNAIGIPIAAGVLYPAFGFLLNPMIAGAAMALSSVSVVTNSLRLKNG; encoded by the coding sequence ATGAGCAATAAAATAGAATGGCCCGTGACCGGCATGACCTGTGCGGGCTGCGCCAATACCGTCGAAAAAACGCTGAACAAGCAGCAAGGCGTAAAAAAAGCCACGGTAAACTTCGCCAGCCATACCGCCCTTTTAGAACTAGATGAAAAAGCCAAACCCGGTCTCCTGCAGCAAGCCGTACAGGAAGTCGGCTATGACCTTATCATCCAACAGGACGGTGACGAGGATCCTGAAGCGCTCCAACGAAAAGCCTACCAGGACATGCGAAAAAACACCTATGCCGCCGGCATCTTAGTGGTACCGGTATTCATCATCGGGATGTTTCTCCCGACCATCCCTTACGCGAATGAGATCATGTGGCTGTTGACCACTCCGGTGCTGTTTATTTTTGGCAGACAGTTCTTTTCCAATGCCCTTCGTCAAGCCAAACACGGCACTGCCAATATGGATACCTTGGTAGCCATCAGTACAGGTGTAGCCTACCTTTATAGCACCTTCAACACGTTTTTTCCTGCTTGGCTGTCCCAAAGGGGCATCACTCCACACGTCTATTTCGAAGCTGCAGGAGTCATCATATTTCTGATTCTTTTGGGCAGAATGCTGGAATCAGGCGCAAAGGCCGGAACGAGCGAAGCCCTTAAAAAACTGATCGGGCTACAGCCCAATGAAGTAACGGTCATCGACCAAGGCCAAGAGCTCATCAAAAAAACAGGGGACGTCCTGCCCGGCGATATTATACGGGTAAAACCAGGCCAAAAAATTCCATTAGATGGAAAAATCACCGATGGCCATAGCTTTGTGGACGAAAGCATGCTCACAGGAGAACCGATTCCTGCCGAGAAACAGCCTGGTGACAGCGTTTTTGCCGGGACGATAAACCAGCAGGGGAGTTTTGAGATGGCCGTCGAACAAGCCGGCCACGAAACCGTCTTGGCTCAGATCATCCAAAAGATCAAGGAAGCCCAAGGCTCCAAGGCTCCCGTCCAAGGGCTAGTGGACAAGATCACTTCCGTGTTTGTCCCAGTGGTCATCGGCATTGCACTGCTGTCCCTGGTGGTTTGGGGACTAAGTGGAGCTGAAGACGCTTGGCTCCATGGAATGCTGGCCTTCATTACGGTGTTGGTGATCGCCTGCCCCTGTGCTTTGGGACTCGCCACGCCCACCGCCATCATGGCAGGAATCGGAAAGGGAGCTTCCATGGGCATGCTCATCAAGGATGCCGAAAGCCTACAAACGGGCCAATCCGTAGACACCGTTATCCTGGATAAAACCGGCACCCTTACCGCAGGAAAACCTACCGTAAAGGCCATCCATTTCAGCCCGGATATCAAAAATGAAAAAACAGCTCTGGAAGTCATGCTCAGCATGGAAACCAAAAGTGAACATCCTTTGGGAATGGCCATCGTCAACCACCTAAAAGACCAGCAAAAAGCCCCCATCGAACAATTTCAGTCCCACACGGGAAATGGGATTACGGCCGTTTATGAGGGCATTACCTATGCCATTGGAAAGAAAAGCTGGTTACTGGAAAATAAATTCAAGCCCAATCCCCTCTTGACGGAAGTTGAAGAAAGAAGCCTGGACAAGGGTGAAATCGTCATCCACTTGGCCAAAAAAGACCAAATTATAGCGGTCATCTGCATAACAGACCCCCTAAAAGAAGGAAGCAAAATAGCCATTGACCGACTCCATGAAATGGGCATGAAGGTGCACATGCTTACCGGAGACCAGGAAAAAACGGCGGCGGTCATTGCTCGGGAACTAGGAATTACCACCTTCAAAGCAGGCATGCTTCCCGCTGATAAGGCCCACTATATCCGTGCCCTTCAGTCCGACGGCAATAAAATCGCCATGGTCGGAGATGGGATCAACGACAGCGAGGCCCTTGCCGTAGCTGACCTCAGCATTGCCATGGGCAAAGGAACGGATATTGCCATGGACGTGGCCAAGGTAACGCTGCTTCATGGAGACTTGAGACAAGTCCCCGAGATGCTTCTCCTAACTCAAAAAACGGTTAAAACCATTCGTCAAAACCTATTTTGGGCCTTTATCTATAATGCCATCGGGATTCCTATTGCCGCTGGGGTCCTTTACCCCGCCTTTGGTTTCCTGCTAAATCCCATGATCGCCGGTGCAGCCATGGCCCTGAGTTCCGTTTCAGTGGTGACCAACAGCCTCCGATTGAAAAATGGATAA
- the bshC gene encoding bacillithiol biosynthesis cysteine-adding enzyme BshC yields the protein MLKSTVEPECTGQFSPLFIDYIRQQEKLVPFYHAYPTLENFKAVIENRHLEVSKRKVLSQALKAQYEGVDISESVAENIAALESEKTFTVTTGHQLNLFTGPLYFIYKIVSTINLAKQLGEAYPQYRFVPVYWMASEDHDFEEINYFRYEGNKYRWNTHQKGAVGDFALDASMEELLKEVSFVPDFFKEAYRKNTTLAGAVREYVNHLFGEKGLVIVDGHDQQLKELFVPIMKAELLEGKANDLVNAQTQKLEELGYKSQIFPREINFFYLDKGVRSRIVKNAGVYEVLDTEKTFTPEELTKLVAEEPTRFSPNVVLRPLYQECILPNVAYLGGPAEVAYWLQLKGVFDHYDIAYPMIMPRNFAMIKSVKAQRKASALALSDEQLFVDFEELKKDYVQSHAQSDLDLAEEKKALAAVFEQLGVDAAAIDPTLKPAAEAAKVRALKVLAHFGKKLRQGEERNMEVALRRLREVKEMLFPGGAPQERTCNFLEFYLANGHFIEELYGHFDPLDYRYIILVQDA from the coding sequence ATGTTGAAATCTACCGTAGAGCCCGAGTGTACCGGGCAGTTTTCACCATTGTTTATCGATTATATTCGGCAGCAGGAAAAGCTGGTGCCTTTTTACCATGCATACCCGACGTTGGAGAACTTTAAGGCTGTGATCGAAAACAGGCATCTTGAGGTTTCCAAACGCAAGGTGCTTTCACAGGCTTTGAAAGCACAATATGAGGGAGTTGACATAAGTGAATCAGTTGCGGAGAACATCGCTGCGCTGGAGAGTGAAAAGACGTTTACCGTGACCACAGGCCATCAACTCAACCTGTTTACCGGTCCACTGTACTTTATCTATAAGATTGTCTCGACGATTAACCTGGCCAAACAGTTAGGGGAAGCATATCCCCAATATCGGTTTGTGCCGGTGTATTGGATGGCTTCCGAGGATCACGATTTTGAGGAAATCAATTACTTCCGTTACGAAGGAAATAAGTATCGCTGGAATACGCATCAAAAGGGTGCAGTGGGGGATTTTGCACTGGATGCATCCATGGAGGAGTTGTTAAAGGAGGTAAGTTTTGTGCCTGATTTTTTTAAGGAAGCCTATCGGAAGAATACTACCTTGGCAGGGGCTGTACGGGAATATGTGAATCATTTGTTTGGAGAAAAGGGATTGGTGATTGTGGACGGCCATGATCAGCAGCTAAAGGAGCTATTTGTGCCCATTATGAAGGCAGAGCTGCTTGAAGGAAAGGCCAACGATCTGGTAAATGCCCAGACCCAAAAATTGGAAGAGCTGGGGTATAAGAGCCAGATATTTCCGCGTGAAATCAATTTCTTTTACCTTGATAAGGGAGTGCGAAGCCGAATTGTAAAAAATGCTGGAGTGTATGAGGTGCTGGACACCGAAAAGACTTTTACCCCTGAGGAGCTGACGAAGCTGGTGGCAGAGGAACCGACAAGATTCAGCCCGAATGTCGTACTGCGTCCATTGTATCAAGAATGTATTTTACCGAATGTAGCCTATCTGGGTGGGCCTGCGGAAGTAGCCTATTGGCTACAGCTTAAAGGTGTGTTTGATCATTATGACATCGCTTACCCGATGATCATGCCGCGTAACTTTGCGATGATCAAATCAGTAAAGGCACAGCGAAAGGCGTCAGCTTTGGCCTTGTCCGATGAGCAGCTGTTTGTGGATTTTGAAGAGCTCAAGAAGGATTATGTCCAATCTCATGCCCAGTCTGATTTGGATTTGGCGGAGGAAAAGAAAGCATTGGCAGCCGTTTTTGAGCAATTGGGAGTGGACGCTGCGGCGATTGATCCGACGCTGAAGCCTGCAGCAGAAGCTGCAAAAGTAAGGGCGCTAAAGGTTTTGGCTCACTTTGGCAAAAAACTTCGGCAAGGAGAAGAGCGCAACATGGAAGTGGCGCTCAGAAGGCTTAGGGAAGTAAAGGAAATGTTGTTTCCCGGAGGAGCCCCACAAGAGCGAACATGTAATTTTCTGGAATTTTACTTGGCCAATGGGCATTTCATTGAGGAGCTGTATGGTCATTTTGATCCGTTGGATTACCGTTACATTATACTGGTACAGGATGCATGA
- a CDS encoding 5-formyltetrahydrofolate cyclo-ligase yields the protein MHEKDRLRAHYKQKRRAFDTSHKAKLDAQVAAKVLAYCRAHQRFQHIHFFLPIAKLSEIDTFPIVRELLAAGNHVYTSITDHVNGGMKTVEIFSNTQYVNDQWGIPVPIEAEEVDEKCIEIVFIPLLVCDLKGNRIGYGKGFYDQFLSRLSPEVFKVGLSYFVPEISIPAEPHDISLDICILPSGIIEFN from the coding sequence ATGCATGAAAAGGATCGGCTAAGAGCACATTATAAACAAAAGCGGCGGGCATTTGACACCTCCCACAAGGCTAAGCTGGATGCGCAGGTGGCGGCAAAGGTCTTGGCATATTGCCGTGCCCATCAGCGGTTTCAGCATATTCACTTTTTCTTGCCCATTGCCAAACTTTCGGAAATTGATACTTTTCCCATCGTCCGCGAATTACTGGCAGCAGGTAATCATGTGTACACCTCCATCACCGACCATGTCAATGGCGGCATGAAGACCGTAGAGATTTTTAGTAATACCCAGTACGTCAATGATCAATGGGGGATTCCTGTGCCCATTGAGGCGGAGGAAGTCGACGAAAAGTGCATAGAAATCGTTTTTATCCCACTTTTGGTATGCGATTTGAAAGGAAACCGTATTGGATATGGAAAGGGATTTTATGACCAGTTTCTATCTCGTTTATCACCCGAGGTATTTAAGGTGGGACTATCGTACTTTGTCCCGGAAATTTCCATTCCTGCAGAACCGCATGACATTTCATTGGATATTTGTATTTTGCCAAGCGGAATTATCGAATTCAATTAA
- a CDS encoding sugar phosphate isomerase/epimerase family protein gives MTNPIWIMTSAFDQLNLDEVIKKAQETGVQGLDVCVFRKDGTRDDFVATHLDYDHFTLDMAKEVLDKFNRAQLQLSIGAFDNLIGGDPAQRIKNQNHLLKLIRMAHLLGGDANDVKVGTFVGYNHELGNQENGFEKNLEEYAKVFGPIIKYAEDLGVTVLYENCPMEGWRSAGYTGTFNNLPGVLAARKLMYTMIPSKAHGEIYDPSHDVWQHTDPVEVIQHTDMDRLKRIHVKSTRNNADPYWGNMYPTQLVDKGLADRAGVPTAEHEWDRHHYEATLPGFGVGDSMDWRRFIKVLQEKGFSGPFEIENEAGLSKGTGNMAAIMQGYKATVLNLSPLLWPLTENGYQYPSDKFKELNAVAEKDIPVVTMEELG, from the coding sequence ATGACCAATCCCATTTGGATAATGACTTCGGCATTTGACCAGCTGAACTTGGATGAAGTGATCAAAAAAGCCCAAGAGACGGGTGTTCAAGGCCTTGATGTGTGTGTATTTCGGAAAGATGGTACCCGAGATGATTTTGTGGCGACCCATTTAGATTATGATCATTTCACCCTTGATATGGCCAAGGAAGTGCTGGATAAATTTAACCGTGCCCAACTGCAGCTTTCCATCGGTGCTTTCGACAACCTGATCGGAGGTGATCCCGCGCAGCGGATTAAGAACCAAAACCATTTGCTGAAGTTGATCCGAATGGCCCACCTGCTGGGCGGGGATGCCAATGATGTGAAAGTGGGGACGTTTGTGGGGTATAATCATGAACTGGGCAACCAAGAAAATGGATTTGAAAAGAACTTGGAGGAATACGCGAAGGTATTTGGTCCCATCATCAAGTATGCCGAGGATTTAGGCGTAACAGTGCTGTACGAAAATTGCCCGATGGAAGGCTGGCGGTCCGCTGGATATACGGGAACCTTTAATAACCTCCCTGGTGTATTGGCCGCAAGAAAGCTGATGTACACCATGATCCCCAGTAAAGCCCATGGGGAGATCTATGATCCTTCGCACGACGTATGGCAGCATACTGACCCTGTGGAGGTAATCCAGCATACCGATATGGATCGCCTGAAGCGGATCCATGTGAAGTCCACCCGAAATAATGCCGATCCTTACTGGGGAAATATGTACCCTACCCAGTTGGTAGATAAAGGCCTGGCAGATCGAGCAGGAGTACCGACAGCGGAGCATGAGTGGGACCGGCACCATTATGAGGCGACCTTGCCGGGGTTCGGGGTCGGGGACAGCATGGACTGGAGACGCTTTATCAAGGTGCTGCAAGAAAAAGGCTTTTCTGGGCCCTTTGAAATTGAAAATGAAGCGGGGCTCTCCAAAGGTACCGGAAATATGGCTGCCATCATGCAGGGGTATAAGGCCACGGTGCTAAACCTCAGTCCACTGCTATGGCCACTTACGGAAAATGGCTACCAGTATCCTTCCGACAAGTTTAAGGAGCTGAATGCCGTGGCAGAGAAGGATATTCCCGTGGTGACCATGGAGGAGCTGGGGTAA
- a CDS encoding BatD family protein yields the protein MKRTKLYFTLVFIWTMVFSYGYAQEIKVELGPDEIGLNETFSVKITISNEKIKSYDQFPEIPGFQKQGVSQSSSMNVINGQVSSTNSIVQYYRPLKKGSYTLPDFSVQINGEKVSSAGKTIKVTDAQQSRRSQRQRTDPFDDFFGGGDQQEQEFIELDDEAFFAMSVNKDSIYVGEGFNVSLAFYMSESNQAPFDFHEPGKQLEEIVKKIKPTNAWEENFNITNIQPERVTIDGKNWTRFKVYESTYYPFNEGEVTLPGIDWEMIKYKVAKNPTFFGNNRQQDFKTFHAPGKTVFVKPLPPHPLKNQVSVGVYRLRENFDTKKVETGEGVTYDFGITGEGNVSTIKAPRKKNIQKLNTYDPNERQQINRGRGRVTGIKQFEYYITINEPGEVKLADHFEWIYFNTDKAAYDTLRPNAVLNVVGESKINQAISSTRLGGIYDLIELEDNKLLNERYKYYFSAFINILLAGAVVLLVVLIIKKR from the coding sequence ATGAAAAGAACGAAATTATACTTTACTCTAGTATTCATTTGGACAATGGTTTTTTCCTATGGATATGCGCAGGAAATAAAAGTTGAACTGGGTCCTGATGAAATAGGGTTGAATGAAACGTTCAGTGTAAAAATAACCATTTCTAATGAAAAAATAAAGTCTTACGACCAGTTTCCGGAGATCCCTGGATTCCAGAAGCAAGGAGTGTCCCAGTCCTCATCCATGAATGTGATCAACGGACAAGTGAGCAGTACCAACAGCATCGTACAGTATTATAGACCGCTCAAAAAAGGGTCCTATACACTCCCTGATTTTAGTGTTCAGATCAATGGAGAAAAAGTATCTTCAGCGGGAAAGACCATCAAGGTAACCGATGCACAGCAGTCAAGGCGGAGCCAGCGCCAGCGGACGGATCCATTTGATGATTTTTTCGGTGGAGGAGATCAGCAGGAACAGGAATTTATCGAGCTTGATGATGAGGCTTTTTTTGCGATGAGCGTCAATAAGGACAGTATTTACGTTGGAGAGGGCTTTAATGTGAGCTTGGCATTTTACATGTCAGAATCCAATCAAGCGCCATTTGATTTTCATGAGCCGGGCAAGCAGTTGGAGGAAATTGTTAAAAAAATCAAGCCTACCAATGCTTGGGAAGAAAACTTCAACATCACCAATATTCAGCCGGAGCGCGTTACCATTGATGGAAAAAATTGGACGCGTTTTAAGGTATATGAATCCACCTATTATCCTTTCAATGAAGGCGAGGTAACACTGCCCGGGATTGACTGGGAAATGATCAAATATAAGGTCGCCAAGAACCCTACTTTCTTTGGTAATAATCGCCAGCAGGATTTCAAGACTTTCCATGCACCGGGCAAGACAGTTTTTGTCAAGCCACTGCCTCCCCATCCGCTGAAAAATCAGGTGAGTGTAGGCGTTTACCGATTGCGAGAAAACTTTGATACCAAAAAGGTGGAAACAGGTGAAGGGGTAACCTACGATTTTGGCATCACGGGTGAAGGAAATGTCAGCACCATCAAGGCACCGAGAAAGAAGAACATCCAAAAGCTGAACACCTATGACCCCAACGAGCGCCAGCAGATCAACCGTGGCCGCGGTCGTGTGACCGGGATCAAGCAGTTTGAATATTACATTACCATCAATGAGCCTGGTGAGGTGAAATTGGCAGATCATTTTGAATGGATTTATTTTAATACCGACAAGGCCGCTTATGACACCTTGAGGCCCAATGCCGTGTTAAACGTGGTCGGAGAGAGCAAAATCAACCAGGCCATTTCAAGTACCAGGCTAGGGGGGATTTATGATTTAATAGAACTTGAAGACAATAAGCTTTTAAACGAACGATATAAGTATTATTTTTCGGCTTTTATCAACATACTATTGGCCGGAGCAGTGGTTTTGCTGGTCGTATTGATTATTAAAAAGAGGTAA
- the aroC gene encoding chorismate synthase → MGNSFGKVFKISTFGESHGKGLGVIIDGCPAGLPIDEAFIRQELQRRKPGQSKITTQRKEEDECQILSGVFEGKSTGTPIAIVIMNTDQKSKDYSHIADKYRPSHADYTYQEKFGVRDYRGGGRSSARETAARVAAGAVAKLFLKHIGVEINAYVSQAGHIKLDKPYQELDFAEIEKNIVRCPDPEVAQDMIDYIDEIRKNRDTVGGVVSCVAKNVPVGLGEPVFDRLHADLGKSMLSINAVKGFEYGSGFEGVTMLGSEHNDAFYMDGDTVRTKTNHSGGIQGGISNGEDIYFRVAFKPVATIMKDQDSVNQAGDQVTVSGKGRHDPCVVPRAVPIVEAMAALVLADFVLLKRLNKLDV, encoded by the coding sequence ATGGGTAATTCATTTGGAAAAGTATTTAAGATAAGCACCTTCGGTGAATCGCATGGAAAGGGGCTAGGAGTGATCATTGACGGCTGTCCGGCAGGTTTGCCGATTGATGAAGCGTTCATCCGGCAAGAGCTGCAGCGCAGAAAGCCGGGGCAATCCAAAATTACCACCCAGCGAAAGGAAGAGGATGAGTGCCAGATTTTATCTGGGGTATTTGAAGGGAAAAGTACAGGGACGCCTATTGCGATTGTGATCATGAACACGGATCAAAAAAGCAAGGATTATTCCCATATCGCTGATAAATATCGTCCATCCCATGCGGATTATACGTATCAGGAAAAATTTGGTGTCCGCGATTACCGTGGAGGAGGAAGAAGCAGTGCACGTGAAACGGCCGCCCGGGTGGCTGCCGGAGCCGTAGCCAAACTTTTTCTGAAGCATATAGGCGTCGAAATCAATGCCTATGTTTCCCAAGCAGGTCATATCAAACTGGATAAGCCATACCAAGAACTGGACTTCGCAGAGATAGAAAAAAACATCGTCCGCTGCCCAGACCCGGAGGTCGCACAGGACATGATTGACTATATAGATGAGATCAGAAAAAACCGGGACACCGTAGGGGGTGTGGTCAGTTGTGTGGCAAAGAACGTTCCGGTGGGCCTAGGAGAGCCTGTGTTTGATCGTCTGCACGCCGATCTTGGAAAATCCATGCTCAGCATCAATGCGGTGAAAGGGTTCGAATATGGAAGCGGGTTTGAAGGAGTGACCATGCTCGGTTCTGAGCATAACGACGCTTTCTATATGGATGGGGACACCGTGAGGACAAAAACCAATCATTCCGGAGGAATCCAAGGAGGTATTTCCAATGGAGAAGATATATATTTCCGCGTGGCTTTTAAGCCAGTGGCGACCATCATGAAGGATCAAGACAGTGTAAACCAAGCTGGAGACCAAGTGACGGTTTCTGGAAAAGGCCGTCATGACCCTTGTGTAGTTCCACGTGCGGTACCGATCGTGGAAGCCATGGCCGCATTGGTATTAGCGGACTTCGTTTTGTTAAAGCGATTGAATAAATTGGACGTTTAA
- a CDS encoding dicarboxylate/amino acid:cation symporter, which yields MLKKIPLHTQIIIGLVLGLVFGLIVIKTQMSPDFTMDYIKPIGTIFINGLKMIAVPLVLASLIVGVSNLGDITKLGRIGGKTIGAYMMTTVIAVTVGLLLVNVFAPGKSLPIETRERLMEQFDDVVGDKSSQAAELKEQTPLKPLVDMVPENVFLAAADNGSMLQVVFFAIIVGIALLEIPKSKASPVIAFFDGLNDVIIKIVGYIMLIAPYGVFALMASLIVEIAGDNPDSAIELLFALLKYSLLVVAGLLLMIVLVYPTILKLFTKVKYKDFFAALRPAQLLAFSTSSSSATLPVTMKQVEEEIGVSEEVSSFVLPLGATINMDGTCLYQGVAAVFIAQALGLDLSLTQQLMIVLTATLASIGTAGVPGAGLIMLLIVLESIGVPSAGLALILAPDRILDMFRTVVNVTGDATVCTVVASTEGELPDGLIRESNPLTTTSDA from the coding sequence ATGTTAAAAAAGATACCCCTTCACACTCAAATTATCATTGGCCTGGTGCTGGGCTTGGTGTTCGGTTTGATTGTGATCAAGACACAGATGTCTCCAGATTTTACCATGGATTATATTAAGCCCATTGGTACCATTTTCATCAATGGGCTGAAAATGATCGCAGTACCCTTGGTGCTGGCCTCACTGATCGTGGGGGTATCCAATTTGGGCGATATAACGAAACTGGGAAGGATTGGTGGTAAGACCATTGGGGCCTATATGATGACCACTGTGATCGCGGTGACCGTGGGGCTGTTGTTGGTGAATGTTTTTGCCCCGGGCAAAAGCCTGCCCATAGAAACGCGGGAAAGGCTGATGGAGCAGTTTGATGACGTGGTAGGTGATAAATCCTCCCAAGCAGCCGAGCTGAAAGAGCAAACACCCCTCAAACCCTTAGTGGACATGGTGCCGGAGAATGTCTTCCTGGCTGCCGCGGACAATGGCAGCATGCTGCAGGTGGTGTTCTTTGCCATCATCGTGGGAATAGCCCTCTTGGAAATTCCAAAGTCCAAGGCCAGTCCTGTCATAGCCTTTTTTGATGGGCTAAATGATGTCATCATCAAGATCGTCGGCTATATCATGTTGATAGCGCCTTATGGCGTCTTTGCCCTAATGGCTTCGCTGATCGTGGAGATAGCAGGGGATAATCCTGATTCGGCCATAGAATTGCTGTTTGCTTTGCTAAAATATAGCTTATTGGTAGTGGCGGGATTGTTATTGATGATCGTGCTGGTGTATCCGACCATTTTGAAGCTGTTCACCAAAGTGAAATACAAAGACTTCTTCGCAGCCCTTAGGCCAGCACAATTGTTGGCTTTCTCTACCAGTTCCAGTTCTGCCACCTTGCCGGTGACCATGAAGCAGGTAGAAGAAGAAATTGGGGTTTCCGAGGAGGTCAGCAGTTTTGTGCTTCCCCTTGGTGCCACCATCAACATGGACGGGACATGCCTCTATCAGGGAGTTGCGGCGGTGTTTATTGCCCAAGCACTCGGTCTTGACCTGAGCCTAACACAGCAATTGATGATCGTGTTGACAGCTACGCTAGCTTCTATCGGCACCGCCGGTGTTCCGGGGGCGGGCTTGATCATGTTGCTCATCGTACTGGAATCCATAGGCGTGCCTTCTGCTGGTCTGGCGTTGATTTTGGCTCCGGACAGGATCTTGGATATGTTCAGGACGGTGGTCAATGTGACGGGAGATGCGACGGTTTGTACCGTGGTGGCCAGCACGGAAGGGGAGCTTCCCGATGGCCTGATCCGGGAATCCAATCCGCTGACCACTACGAGTGATGCATAA
- a CDS encoding NifU family protein, with protein MLQAQKKPVHIYMEANPNPNSLKFVVNFMLTDEGVSFDYPDEKSTENSQLAKELFNFAAVERVFIASNFVTVTKNDGVEWPEVQDFIRDHIRQYLESGKPAIDVVLDKDPLFDENDSEVVKKIKGILDEYIRPAVEQDGGAIIFHSFQDGVVKVLLQGACSGCPSSTVTLKAGIENLLTRMLPDDVKTVEAEGV; from the coding sequence ATGTTACAAGCGCAGAAAAAGCCAGTACATATCTATATGGAAGCGAATCCCAATCCGAATTCGCTGAAGTTTGTCGTGAACTTTATGTTGACAGACGAGGGGGTGAGTTTCGATTATCCGGATGAGAAAAGTACCGAAAATTCACAGTTGGCCAAAGAGCTGTTTAATTTTGCGGCTGTGGAACGGGTCTTTATCGCCTCCAATTTTGTGACGGTGACCAAAAATGATGGTGTAGAATGGCCGGAAGTACAGGATTTTATCCGCGATCATATCCGGCAATACCTGGAGTCAGGAAAGCCGGCCATTGATGTGGTGTTGGATAAGGATCCCTTATTTGATGAGAATGACAGTGAAGTAGTCAAAAAAATAAAGGGAATCCTCGATGAATATATTCGTCCAGCAGTAGAGCAGGATGGGGGAGCCATTATTTTCCATAGTTTCCAAGATGGTGTGGTGAAGGTATTGCTACAAGGAGCCTGCTCGGGCTGTCCTTCCAGTACCGTAACACTTAAAGCGGGTATCGAGAACCTGCTTACGCGAATGCTTCCTGATGATGTCAAAACGGTAGAGGCCGAAGGGGTTTAG